From the genome of Anopheles moucheti chromosome 3, idAnoMoucSN_F20_07, whole genome shotgun sequence, one region includes:
- the LOC128304043 gene encoding facilitated trehalose transporter Tret1-like, producing the protein MARVGVLRQYMATVLVNLLGVSYGMISGWSSGALPTLQTPTGSPLEYGAITQQQASWIGGALCLGGILGTLVGGVIVEQIGRKWTAWVAGIPLVVCWLLVIVADHPYYLMGARFLGGFAGGIEFVVTPLYVSEIACTSHRGTLSSLLILSVCVGVELAYLAGAFLHYHSIPWASIGVPLFFLVSFCILPETPSHLAKVQKLEAAEHSLRYFRGIRTEKDTVGDEEYVRELQLLQRMHTGQTTAKDPGAAVLSWSDFTSRHARNGMLICVTLMALNQFCGCFYMMNYAQSVFAASGSVLSLPASLSVIVVGLIQLIGCYVSTLLVDRIGRKILLLVSSVGLTLGQSVFAAYCYGQQLGYDLAAYGWLPLVCFSVIVFLGTVGVGTMPFVVLAEIMPQKIKGFSTTFCMAINWTFAFVALKYFSTLSVAMGMHGILMFFAICSFVGVLFVMLCMPETKGKSFQEIQYMMEK; encoded by the exons TCAACCTGCTCGGTGTTAGCTATGGGATGATCAGTGGATGGTCATCGGGTGCACTGCCCACACTCCAGACACCCACCGGAAGCCCGCTGGAGTATGGCGCCATAACGCAGCAGCAAGCGTCCTGGATCGGTGGAGCGCTCTGTCTGGGCGGTATCCTTGGGACGCTCGTCGGCGGTGTGATTGTGGAGCAGATCGGACGGAAGTGGACCGCTTGGGTAGCTGGGATACCGTTGGTCGTGTGCTGGCTGCTGGTCATCGTGGCCGATCATCCGTACTATCTGATGGGTGCACGGTTTCTCGGCGGTTTTGCCGGTGGCATTGAGTTTGTCGTGACGCCACTCTACGTATCGGAGATAGCGTGCACAAG TCATCGTGGCACTCTATCCTCCTTGCTAATCCTGTCCGTTTGTGTCGGTGTGGAGCTTGCCTATCTAGCCGGGGCCTTCCTGCATTACCACAGCATCCCGTGGGCATCCATCGGTGTCCCGCTGTTCTTTCTCGTAAGCTTTTGCATCCTGCCCGAAACGCCTTCACACCTTGCCAAGGTGCAAAAGCTGGAG GCTGCTGAACACTCGCTACGCTACTTTCGTGGCATCCGGACGGAGAAGGACACTGTGGGCGATGAAGAATACGTCCGTGAACTTCAACTGCTGCAACGCATGCACACCGGCCAAACCACCGCAAAGGATCCCGGCGCCGCCGTACTATCGTGGAGCGATTTCA CGAGCAGACACGCCCGGAATGGTATGCTGATCTGTGTGACACTGATGGCGCTAAATCAGTTTTGCGGTTGCTTCTACATGATGAACTATGCCCAGTCGGTGTTTGCCGCGTCCGGTTCGGTGCTCAGTCTGCCGGCCAGCCTGTCCGTGATAGTGGTCGGCTTGATACAGCTCATCGGTTGCTACGTCTCCACGCTGCTGGTCGACCGTATTGGCCGCAAG ATACTGCTGCTCGTCTCGTCCGTTGGGCTAACGCTCGGACAGAGTGTCTTCGCTGCGTACTGCTACGGTCAGCAGCTCGGTTACGATCTGGCGGCGTACGGTTGGTTGCCGCTGGTATGCTTTtccgttatcgtttttctTGGCACGGTCGGTGTCGGTACGATGCCGTTTGTCGTGCTGGCAGAAATCATGCCGCAGAAG ATCAAAGGCTTCTCGACAACCTTCTGCATGGCGATCAACTGGACATTTGCGTTCGTTGCGTTAAAG TACTTCTCGACACTAAGCGTTGCAATGGGCATGCACGGCATATTGATGTTTTTCGCCATTTGTTCATTCGTCGGTGTACTGTTCGTGATGCTTTGCATGCcggaaacgaaaggaaaaagcTTTCAAGAAATTCAGTACATGATGGAAAAATAG